A window of the Thiomicrospira microaerophila genome harbors these coding sequences:
- a CDS encoding ion transporter, with protein MARFYLPESCDSEGLRSKTFHIIFGYQQRASILFDVLLVFAILISVAILFADSIHAVHQQHGTTLFRIEWFFTLLFTIEYLIRLWVVRDPVRYARSFYGVIDLIALLPSYLALVFPESGLHYLAVIRILRIMRIFDVLHMHRYQRETSVLVDSFAHSWRKILVFLVGVLTIIIIFGSLLYVVEGPQHGFTSIPTSMYWALISVSTVGYGDITPITPFGQFIASILILIGYGIIAVPTGIYSAQVYQSMNKQKQKDGRACENCGTTGHPTEAQFCYHCGNQLHNSSDTDNPIDQKEH; from the coding sequence ATGGCTAGGTTCTACCTCCCAGAAAGCTGTGACAGCGAAGGGCTTCGCAGCAAAACATTTCACATTATCTTTGGCTACCAACAACGCGCCTCCATTCTATTCGATGTGCTGTTGGTATTCGCTATCCTTATTAGCGTGGCTATCTTGTTTGCCGATTCAATTCATGCTGTGCACCAACAACATGGCACGACCCTTTTTCGCATTGAATGGTTCTTTACCCTACTGTTCACAATCGAGTACCTGATTAGGCTTTGGGTAGTCCGCGACCCAGTTCGATACGCACGCAGTTTTTATGGTGTCATTGACCTAATCGCGCTATTACCCAGCTATCTCGCACTGGTATTTCCCGAAAGCGGTCTTCATTATCTAGCCGTAATTAGGATTCTAAGGATCATGCGGATTTTTGACGTATTACACATGCATCGCTATCAACGTGAAACCAGCGTTTTAGTCGATTCTTTTGCCCACAGTTGGCGCAAAATTCTGGTATTTTTGGTCGGCGTACTCACCATTATTATTATCTTTGGTAGCTTGCTTTATGTGGTCGAGGGACCGCAACACGGATTCACCAGTATTCCAACATCAATGTACTGGGCACTGATTAGTGTTTCAACCGTGGGTTATGGCGATATCACGCCCATCACCCCTTTTGGTCAATTTATCGCCTCCATTTTAATTCTGATAGGTTATGGCATTATCGCCGTACCTACAGGCATTTACTCAGCACAAGTCTATCAGTCAATGAACAAACAAAAACAAAAGGATGGCCGTGCTTGCGAAAACTGTGGCACCACAGGGCACCCTACCGAAGCCCAATTTTGTTATCACTGCGGCAACCAACTACATAATTCAAGCGATACCGACAACCCAATCGATCAAAAGGAACACTAA
- a CDS encoding amidoligase family protein produces MSASKQSLKTAPWSKNAENQPRRVGVELEIAGFDLDHLTQILAQFFDLRVEHPGRYERKLIGDPAGGWVIELDFDLLKKIGREPRALEFTGQQLEQSAEDLLAWAAEMLVPLEIVSPPLALTRLGQVEDMISHLRDAGAKGTSDSLINAFGMQFNPELPRLDAAFITRCLQAFVCLYDWLFKRANIDMTRRITNYVNPYPKRYAQKITQADYQPDLVQLIDDYLMDNPTRNRALDMLPLFAHLDSERVAKVTQDALIKPRPTFHYRLPDCNIHEVNWGLYLAWNDWVEVERLAEDAERLQACCEAYQDYLNSPFKNMLNNWADITETEWLNPLSR; encoded by the coding sequence ATGTCAGCGTCAAAACAGTCATTAAAAACCGCACCCTGGTCGAAGAATGCGGAAAACCAACCCCGACGAGTCGGTGTTGAACTTGAAATTGCCGGTTTTGACCTCGACCACTTAACCCAAATTTTGGCGCAATTCTTTGATTTACGCGTTGAACATCCGGGGCGCTATGAGCGCAAATTAATCGGTGACCCCGCCGGAGGCTGGGTGATAGAACTGGATTTTGATTTACTGAAAAAGATTGGGCGAGAACCGCGTGCACTGGAATTTACAGGACAACAATTAGAACAATCCGCTGAGGATCTACTGGCGTGGGCGGCGGAAATGCTCGTGCCGCTCGAAATCGTCAGTCCACCGCTTGCATTAACACGCCTTGGGCAAGTCGAAGACATGATCAGTCACTTGCGTGACGCAGGCGCAAAAGGCACCTCGGACAGTTTAATCAATGCATTTGGCATGCAGTTTAATCCCGAGTTACCTCGGCTTGATGCCGCCTTTATTACCCGGTGTTTACAAGCCTTTGTTTGCTTGTATGACTGGCTATTTAAACGCGCCAATATTGATATGACTAGGCGCATTACTAACTACGTTAACCCTTACCCTAAGCGCTATGCACAAAAGATTACACAAGCTGATTACCAGCCCGATCTTGTTCAGTTAATCGATGACTACCTCATGGATAACCCAACCCGTAACCGCGCATTGGATATGCTTCCCCTTTTCGCGCACCTAGACTCTGAACGTGTAGCCAAAGTCACCCAAGATGCGCTGATTAAGCCACGACCGACCTTCCATTACCGCTTACCGGACTGCAATATCCATGAGGTAAACTGGGGCTTATATTTGGCGTGGAATGACTGGGTGGAAGTTGAGCGCTTAGCTGAAGATGCTGAACGTTTACAAGCCTGCTGTGAAGCCTATCAGGACTATCTTAATAGCCCATTCAAAAACATGCTTAACAACTGGGCAGACATCACGGAGACGGAATGGCTAAACCCATTATCGCGATAA
- a CDS encoding BCCT family transporter: MTKTSTQKMQINPPVFISSAVLTLALVFYTVFFNESASDFFSATLGWISAQLGWFYVLAVAGFLVFIAFVALSRFGNVKLGTEHSKPEFTNLSWFAMLFSAGMGIGLMFFGVAEPVMHYVSPPVGDPETAEAARQAMRITFFHWGVHAWAIYAIVAMSLAYFAFRHNMPMTIRSSLYPLIGERIHGPIGHAVDTFAVLGTLFGVATSLGFGVMQINAGLNYLFGIPVGVMTQIILIAVITGIATISVALGLAGGIRRLSILNMIFAATLLAFVLVAGPTVFQLQTLVQNTGMYVSDLLNMTFNLYAYEPTDWIGGWTLFYWGWWIAWAPFVGMFIAMVSKGRTIREFVLGVLLVPVGFTFMWMTFFGGTALHMIMVQGITELADAVAADTSVALFQFLEHLPFSSITAIIATLLIITFFVTSADSGSLVVDRLTSGGKGESPTWQRIFWAVIQGVLAAGLLLAGGLGALQTATIASAFPFVIIMILMAWGLMRSLRLDVAKHSSLAAPRLSDSHMDWKTRLKTLVSMPQKKEVLKFIDTTVTPALNEVSDELKKQNVDARVLRGEDGRAWLEVRHGDQIDFFYSARPQAYEPTALVMRNAAEKAEEAKKYFRIEIHLGEGGQDYDIMGWTKETILNDVLEQYSRHVNFLNQVSN; the protein is encoded by the coding sequence GTGACAAAAACTAGCACACAAAAAATGCAAATCAACCCGCCGGTCTTTATCAGCTCGGCGGTGTTGACGCTTGCGCTGGTGTTTTATACCGTTTTCTTTAACGAGTCTGCCAGTGACTTTTTCTCTGCCACTCTTGGCTGGATTTCCGCCCAATTAGGCTGGTTCTATGTGCTTGCGGTTGCCGGCTTCTTAGTATTTATCGCCTTCGTTGCGCTATCGCGCTTTGGTAACGTAAAGCTCGGTACCGAACACAGCAAGCCCGAATTCACTAACCTTTCTTGGTTTGCGATGCTATTTTCCGCCGGCATGGGTATCGGTTTGATGTTCTTTGGTGTGGCCGAACCGGTGATGCATTATGTCAGCCCTCCGGTTGGTGACCCCGAAACCGCCGAAGCCGCACGCCAAGCGATGCGAATTACCTTTTTCCACTGGGGCGTGCATGCTTGGGCTATCTATGCGATTGTCGCTATGTCTTTAGCCTATTTTGCCTTCCGTCACAATATGCCGATGACCATTCGTTCATCACTATACCCGCTGATTGGTGAGCGTATTCACGGCCCGATTGGTCACGCGGTCGATACCTTTGCCGTACTGGGTACTTTGTTCGGTGTCGCGACCTCATTAGGCTTTGGGGTGATGCAAATTAATGCCGGCTTAAACTACCTGTTTGGCATACCGGTCGGTGTAATGACGCAAATCATACTGATTGCCGTCATTACAGGTATTGCGACCATTTCTGTTGCCCTGGGTTTAGCCGGCGGCATTCGTCGTTTATCGATTTTGAATATGATTTTTGCCGCCACATTATTGGCATTTGTCCTCGTCGCAGGACCCACCGTATTCCAACTGCAAACCCTAGTGCAAAACACCGGTATGTATGTGTCTGACTTATTAAACATGACCTTTAACCTCTATGCCTATGAACCAACCGACTGGATTGGCGGTTGGACGCTATTTTATTGGGGTTGGTGGATTGCATGGGCACCGTTTGTTGGAATGTTTATCGCGATGGTATCTAAAGGCCGAACTATTCGTGAGTTTGTGCTAGGTGTACTGCTTGTGCCGGTCGGTTTCACCTTTATGTGGATGACTTTTTTTGGCGGCACCGCACTTCACATGATTATGGTACAGGGCATTACTGAGCTGGCAGACGCAGTGGCAGCGGACACCTCGGTGGCATTATTCCAGTTCCTAGAACATTTGCCCTTTTCTAGCATCACCGCAATAATCGCCACGCTGTTGATTATCACCTTCTTTGTCACCAGTGCGGATTCCGGCTCACTGGTTGTGGATCGCTTAACATCAGGCGGTAAAGGCGAATCCCCCACTTGGCAACGTATTTTCTGGGCCGTGATTCAAGGGGTGTTAGCCGCAGGCCTGCTATTAGCGGGTGGACTAGGTGCACTCCAAACCGCCACTATTGCCAGTGCTTTTCCATTTGTGATTATTATGATCTTAATGGCATGGGGTTTAATGCGCTCATTACGCCTTGATGTGGCTAAACACTCTAGTTTGGCAGCACCGAGATTAAGTGATAGCCATATGGATTGGAAAACCCGTTTAAAAACGCTGGTCAGCATGCCACAGAAAAAAGAAGTACTGAAGTTTATCGACACCACCGTAACACCCGCATTAAACGAAGTATCGGATGAGTTAAAAAAACAAAATGTCGATGCACGGGTATTACGCGGTGAAGATGGCCGCGCTTGGTTAGAAGTGCGCCACGGTGACCAGATTGACTTCTTTTATTCAGCACGCCCACAAGCCTATGAACCAACCGCTTTAGTGATGCGCAATGCGGCTGAAAAAGCCGAAGAAGCCAAAAAATACTTCCGTATCGAGATTCACTTAGGCGAAGGCGGCCAAGACTATGACATTATGGGCTGGACTAAAGAAACCATTTTGAACGACGTATTGGAACAATATTCTCGTCACGTCAACTTCTTAAATCAAGTCAGCAACTAA
- a CDS encoding mechanosensitive ion channel family protein, which produces MSEEINLGNFFQSLDTPALLEIGIILALAISFIMTIQRLVPWLANSLPGRKRLLVLSITPYLRLTTIIVAVLLIVPRVIEPTFQNMVAIFGSIGLALGFALKDYASGLIAGIVAIGEMNYRNGDWVKLGDISGEVKHIGLRTVEIVTADDDRVLVPHSYLWSNPVINSNNGDARLQCVADFYLHPQHDAKQVQALLEDVALTSPYIYFDDPVAVVVFEKPWGTHYRLKAYPVDASQQFRFITDMTIRGKAELLNLGAQFALVPNAVQN; this is translated from the coding sequence ATGTCTGAAGAAATCAACCTAGGTAACTTTTTTCAAAGCCTAGACACGCCTGCTTTGCTTGAAATCGGCATCATACTCGCTCTTGCAATCAGTTTCATTATGACTATCCAGCGTTTAGTGCCTTGGTTAGCGAATAGCCTCCCCGGTCGTAAACGCCTGCTGGTACTCTCCATTACCCCTTATTTGCGCCTCACGACCATTATTGTTGCGGTTTTACTGATTGTACCGCGGGTGATTGAACCCACCTTTCAAAATATGGTCGCAATCTTTGGCTCTATCGGGCTGGCATTGGGATTTGCCCTAAAAGACTATGCCAGTGGCTTAATTGCAGGCATCGTGGCGATTGGTGAAATGAATTACCGCAATGGTGACTGGGTTAAGCTAGGGGATATTTCCGGTGAGGTGAAACACATCGGCTTACGAACTGTTGAAATCGTTACCGCAGATGATGACCGCGTGCTAGTGCCGCACAGTTATCTTTGGAGCAACCCTGTTATCAACTCTAACAACGGCGATGCACGACTGCAGTGTGTTGCCGATTTTTATCTTCACCCACAACACGATGCAAAACAAGTGCAAGCGCTACTAGAAGATGTAGCACTCACGAGCCCTTACATTTACTTTGATGACCCGGTTGCGGTCGTGGTATTTGAAAAACCTTGGGGCACCCATTATCGACTTAAAGCCTATCCGGTCGACGCTTCCCAACAATTTCGTTTTATCACCGATATGACCATACGCGGCAAAGCCGAACTCCTCAATCTAGGGGCACAGTTTGCTCTCGTGCCAAACGCTGTCCAAAACTGA
- a CDS encoding porin, which produces MKHTHKKLAQAISLAIATTAPASLLAAVELDFYGSARVQAESVSPDSGTSYVNGGNDSYIGLRDAYSRIGMNLGWQASDAVKVFGQLEIPLDIANFAVQDPYNDQRDIRVAQIGVNTEHGTLAYGQMWLPFYNAISYKVDRFSTYYSGYATLAFFRAYNAISYYSPDYDGFSFGGGIVIGTDSDRADSFEDNRYQLTASYNKNGTDLSIGIDQVDDTNNTRLIGAALGQQIDQLYIGIKLEQWNAKGAKELNVMNLYADYQLNHYTFKGMIAEVDGFGGQILHLGADYQYSKNLKTFIEFYQQEELNAISNRKMGGGGSQSFIGSLNGGGKALAVGFRYDF; this is translated from the coding sequence ATGAAACACACCCATAAAAAACTTGCTCAAGCCATCAGCCTCGCCATCGCAACCACTGCGCCTGCAAGTCTACTGGCCGCAGTTGAATTGGACTTTTACGGTTCAGCCCGTGTTCAAGCGGAATCGGTCAGTCCGGATTCGGGCACGAGTTATGTCAACGGCGGCAACGATAGCTATATCGGTTTGCGTGATGCCTATTCACGAATTGGCATGAACCTAGGCTGGCAAGCCAGCGATGCGGTTAAAGTATTCGGCCAACTCGAAATCCCATTGGACATCGCAAACTTTGCCGTGCAAGACCCCTACAATGACCAGCGCGATATTCGTGTAGCTCAGATTGGAGTGAATACCGAGCACGGCACCCTAGCCTACGGGCAAATGTGGCTGCCGTTTTACAATGCTATTTCATACAAGGTGGATCGCTTCAGTACCTATTACAGCGGTTATGCAACACTCGCTTTTTTCCGTGCTTACAATGCCATCAGTTACTACAGCCCGGATTATGATGGCTTCTCTTTCGGCGGGGGTATCGTTATTGGCACCGATTCAGATCGTGCCGACAGCTTTGAAGATAACCGCTACCAGTTAACTGCCAGCTACAATAAAAATGGTACCGATCTTTCGATAGGCATTGATCAGGTGGATGACACTAATAATACACGTTTAATCGGCGCTGCGCTAGGACAGCAAATCGATCAACTATATATTGGCATCAAGCTTGAACAGTGGAATGCAAAAGGCGCTAAAGAACTCAATGTGATGAACCTCTATGCAGATTACCAGTTAAATCACTACACCTTTAAGGGCATGATTGCAGAAGTCGATGGTTTTGGCGGTCAAATTCTACACCTGGGTGCGGACTATCAATACAGCAAAAATCTAAAGACATTTATTGAGTTCTATCAACAAGAAGAACTCAATGCCATTTCTAACCGAAAAATGGGCGGTGGCGGTTCTCAGAGCTTTATCGGTTCACTCAATGGAGGCGGTAAAGCGCTTGCCGTCGGTTTCCGTTACGACTTTTAA
- a CDS encoding gamma-glutamyl-gamma-aminobutyrate hydrolase family protein translates to MAKPIIAITGPQKGARVPRWLVAFAIKLYGGTPLQLYPDDASQNPYFDGVVITGGHDVEPVLYAAEPEVEANYDAARDAFEIKMIEQALAQNSPILGICRGAQLLNICYGGRLLQQLKNKRHKTSHRWTILPLKTLCLEPPGLIPTLFAWQKTKINSLHNQAIDQLGNGLVITSRDLDHLIQSIEDPAKPFVIGTQWHPEFLLYQKPQRQLFQQLIQQASKQRNLE, encoded by the coding sequence ATGGCTAAACCCATTATCGCGATAACTGGCCCTCAGAAAGGGGCGCGTGTTCCGCGCTGGCTGGTCGCTTTTGCCATCAAACTCTATGGTGGAACACCACTACAGCTCTATCCAGACGATGCATCCCAAAACCCGTATTTTGATGGGGTGGTGATTACCGGTGGCCATGATGTCGAACCGGTGCTCTACGCGGCTGAACCTGAAGTTGAAGCTAACTACGATGCGGCACGCGATGCGTTTGAAATAAAGATGATCGAACAGGCGTTAGCGCAAAACAGTCCTATCCTCGGGATTTGCCGCGGCGCACAATTATTGAATATTTGCTATGGCGGCAGACTATTGCAACAATTAAAAAATAAACGCCACAAAACCTCTCACCGCTGGACGATTCTTCCGCTTAAAACGCTCTGTCTCGAACCACCAGGCCTGATTCCAACATTGTTTGCATGGCAAAAAACTAAAATCAACAGCCTCCATAACCAAGCCATTGACCAACTTGGCAATGGCCTTGTGATCACCTCGCGCGACTTAGATCACCTTATTCAGTCGATAGAAGACCCTGCCAAACCTTTTGTTATTGGAACCCAATGGCATCCGGAATTTCTACTCTACCAAAAACCCCAACGCCAATTGTTTCAACAACTGATTCAACAAGCCTCAAAACAGCGAAATTTGGAGTAA
- a CDS encoding sulfurtransferase: protein MNRVKPGLLISVLLVFMLSIALVSTSFASAVSSRIVNLVWLQQYIDDPDVRIIDLRNPDAYLAGHIKNSVNIYYMELFDQELRMPTLDEMRSLLGQAGIDDSIRVVAIDDGSFIWSARFVWLLETLGHERVHMLDVAYGNWQGQPIPISTRPLIPETRQFVTQINTEILQTKLGTLVAIGKAPILDGRAEAHYLGVESTARRFGHIPTAQHSPCTQNIKQTDAGNQLYPLDDLTGLYIHLPKDQTITLYCDGGAEAALNYVVMRELGYKVTVYDGSWVEWGNDPILPVDNPSQP from the coding sequence ATGAATAGAGTTAAACCAGGCCTGCTTATCAGTGTCTTGCTGGTATTTATGTTAAGCATTGCGTTGGTTTCGACTTCATTTGCTTCAGCGGTGTCCAGTCGGATTGTGAACCTGGTTTGGTTGCAACAGTATATTGATGATCCAGACGTTAGGATAATTGATCTGCGTAACCCTGATGCGTATTTGGCCGGTCACATTAAAAACTCGGTTAATATTTATTATATGGAATTGTTTGATCAAGAACTCAGAATGCCAACCTTGGACGAAATGCGTTCATTGTTAGGTCAAGCAGGTATTGATGATAGTATTCGGGTTGTTGCGATTGACGATGGCAGTTTTATTTGGAGTGCTCGGTTCGTTTGGTTGTTAGAGACTTTAGGACATGAACGGGTGCACATGCTTGACGTAGCTTATGGTAATTGGCAAGGGCAGCCCATTCCTATTTCTACCCGTCCTTTGATTCCGGAAACACGTCAGTTTGTTACTCAAATTAACACTGAAATACTCCAAACAAAACTAGGTACGCTTGTCGCAATTGGCAAAGCCCCGATTCTTGATGGTCGTGCCGAGGCTCATTACTTAGGGGTGGAATCTACGGCGCGTCGCTTTGGACATATTCCCACCGCCCAGCATTCGCCCTGTACGCAAAACATTAAACAAACGGATGCCGGCAATCAGTTGTATCCATTGGATGATTTAACGGGTTTGTATATTCATCTACCAAAAGATCAGACTATTACCCTTTACTGTGATGGTGGCGCCGAAGCGGCCTTAAACTACGTTGTCATGCGTGAATTAGGTTATAAGGTGACCGTTTATGATGGCTCTTGGGTTGAATGGGGTAATGACCCAATCCTTCCAGTTGACAATCCGAGTCAGCCTTAG
- a CDS encoding gamma-glutamylcyclotransferase family protein, whose product MKKTLLLVFSLTLLSILTLSVWLWFHLLSPWGYSPPPNLPPIEQTTEHRVFVYGTLTHSWVRRWVIGRSVETQPAQLKNYQRQALDLQPQPNEQVNGLIFTVTPAELQRLDRYERLGIRYQRVLKTLANGKQAWVYQLIHPPITE is encoded by the coding sequence ATGAAAAAAACGTTATTACTCGTCTTTTCGCTCACCCTGTTATCCATACTCACCCTTAGTGTTTGGCTTTGGTTTCATCTTCTCAGCCCCTGGGGTTACTCGCCGCCGCCCAACCTGCCGCCAATTGAACAAACCACTGAGCATCGTGTATTTGTGTATGGGACACTGACACACTCTTGGGTTCGGCGCTGGGTTATTGGGCGCTCGGTAGAAACTCAGCCCGCACAACTTAAAAACTATCAGCGTCAAGCGCTGGACCTCCAGCCTCAACCTAATGAGCAGGTGAATGGGCTGATTTTCACGGTCACTCCCGCCGAATTACAACGGCTTGATCGTTATGAACGCTTAGGGATTCGCTATCAACGCGTTCTAAAAACGCTCGCCAACGGTAAGCAGGCCTGGGTGTACCAGTTAATCCATCCTCCAATAACGGAATGA
- a CDS encoding EAL domain-containing protein, whose translation MATHFPIEDILSGCKQCHKPLGFEFTFAFQPIVDVKNKCLFGYEALVRGCQGESAFQVLSKVNDHNRYAFDQACRVKAIELASQLKLKHMLSINFLPNAVYEPAHCIRSTLEAAHKYQFPTERLMFEITESEHVADVNHMTRIFSEYQAQGFTTALDDFGAGHAGLNLLASFVPNILKIDMELVRDIDKSPVKQSIARGLMQICNDLNITVLAEGLETESEVGFYADLGVRLMQGYYFAKPGFECLPKPEYFH comes from the coding sequence ATGGCAACTCATTTCCCAATTGAAGATATTTTATCTGGCTGTAAACAGTGCCATAAACCCTTGGGTTTTGAGTTTACTTTTGCGTTTCAACCTATTGTGGATGTTAAAAATAAATGCTTGTTTGGCTATGAGGCCTTGGTAAGAGGTTGTCAAGGCGAAAGCGCGTTTCAAGTACTGAGTAAAGTGAACGACCATAACCGTTATGCTTTCGACCAGGCCTGCCGAGTGAAGGCGATTGAGTTAGCCAGTCAATTAAAACTCAAGCATATGTTAAGTATTAATTTTTTACCTAACGCAGTGTACGAACCGGCGCACTGTATTCGTAGCACGCTCGAAGCGGCGCATAAGTATCAATTTCCCACTGAGCGTTTAATGTTTGAGATTACCGAATCTGAGCATGTCGCGGATGTAAATCACATGACTCGAATTTTTTCTGAATATCAAGCTCAGGGCTTTACCACCGCGCTTGATGATTTTGGTGCGGGTCATGCCGGATTAAACTTGTTGGCGAGTTTTGTTCCCAATATATTGAAGATTGATATGGAGTTGGTGCGTGATATTGACAAGAGTCCGGTGAAGCAGTCAATTGCTCGCGGTTTGATGCAGATCTGTAACGACCTCAATATTACCGTTTTGGCCGAGGGTTTGGAAACCGAATCAGAGGTCGGATTTTATGCCGACTTAGGGGTGCGTTTAATGCAGGGCTACTATTTTGCCAAGCCAGGTTTTGAATGCTTGCCAAAGCCGGAATATTTCCACTAA
- the groES gene encoding co-chaperone GroES — protein MSIKPLHDRVVVRRLEEEKVSAGGIVLPDSAKEKPAEGEVVAVGPGKASDSGAVVAMTVKVGDKVLFGKYSGQEVKVDGEELLVMREDDIIAIRG, from the coding sequence ATGAGCATTAAACCTTTGCATGACCGTGTTGTGGTTCGTCGCTTAGAAGAAGAAAAAGTATCAGCTGGCGGTATCGTACTTCCCGATTCAGCAAAAGAAAAACCTGCTGAAGGTGAAGTTGTTGCTGTAGGTCCGGGTAAGGCTTCTGACAGCGGTGCGGTTGTAGCGATGACAGTAAAAGTCGGCGACAAGGTATTGTTCGGTAAATACTCTGGTCAAGAAGTTAAGGTTGATGGCGAAGAGCTATTAGTTATGCGTGAAGACGATATTATTGCGATTCGCGGCTAA
- a CDS encoding mechanosensitive ion channel family protein has protein sequence MQSTNPDSSVWFDSLNSFINWFTMPIFHTETLSLSVTTIFGLILVIILTWWGAAKLETLIQRITQGRDYKHVDRSTVYLLGRLTRYVVWIVATLVGLSFMGFNLNALAFLGGAIAIGVGFGLQNIFSNFISGIIIISEKTLKLGDFVELSSGTFGEVKEIGLRYTLITTRDNIDLIVPNSEFINGQITNWSYNEKNRRIHIPFGVAYGSDKEQVKESALAAADKVTGVITRDPTRQPEVWLVNFGDSSLDFELVVWVDNELLSRPGKAKALFLWQLETELSQRKIEIPFPQRDLHLRSGQIKIDLQTHTLKLATSETKHD, from the coding sequence ATGCAATCTACAAACCCTGACTCGTCCGTATGGTTTGATAGCTTAAATAGCTTCATTAACTGGTTTACCATGCCAATATTTCATACCGAAACCTTATCGCTTTCGGTAACAACTATTTTCGGCCTAATCCTCGTTATTATTTTGACTTGGTGGGGAGCCGCCAAACTCGAAACCCTGATTCAACGCATCACTCAAGGACGCGACTATAAACATGTTGACAGATCCACCGTCTATTTACTTGGACGCCTAACCCGCTATGTTGTTTGGATTGTCGCGACTCTTGTCGGCTTGTCTTTTATGGGCTTTAATTTAAATGCGCTTGCTTTTCTAGGTGGGGCGATTGCGATCGGGGTTGGTTTTGGCCTGCAAAACATTTTTAGCAACTTTATATCTGGGATTATCATTATTTCTGAAAAAACCCTAAAGCTGGGCGATTTTGTTGAACTCAGTTCGGGTACATTTGGTGAAGTCAAAGAAATTGGTCTGCGCTATACGCTAATCACCACACGTGACAACATTGATCTCATCGTACCAAACTCAGAATTTATAAATGGTCAAATCACCAACTGGAGCTACAACGAAAAAAACCGTCGAATACACATCCCCTTTGGTGTTGCTTATGGCAGCGACAAAGAACAGGTTAAAGAGTCCGCGTTGGCCGCCGCTGACAAGGTAACAGGCGTTATTACCCGCGATCCAACACGTCAACCAGAGGTGTGGTTAGTCAATTTTGGTGATTCAAGCCTAGATTTTGAGTTAGTAGTTTGGGTTGATAATGAGCTGTTATCTCGACCTGGCAAAGCAAAAGCATTGTTTTTATGGCAACTAGAAACCGAACTTAGCCAGCGTAAAATCGAAATCCCTTTTCCACAGCGCGACCTGCATCTTCGTTCTGGTCAAATAAAAATTGATTTGCAAACACATACGCTCAAACTAGCAACTAGCGAGACTAAACATGACTAA